A single genomic interval of Macadamia integrifolia cultivar HAES 741 chromosome 6, SCU_Mint_v3, whole genome shotgun sequence harbors:
- the LOC122082219 gene encoding uncharacterized protein LOC122082219 codes for MGFAYPSILLLLAIKEDSDSRGFYSLSTKKVYQLNLPEARGRKCFSSCGWLITLGLDLEIHLFNPFSRTRVQIRLPPQSTFPNQYDLETDSEPDIYDPETDSEPDIYDPETDSEIEREYIRRVFMRKVILSSRPSKRIPCEDDDEKCVVMGMFSKHCKLAFLRLGDEIWTPIYTPEGIGISDVIYMNGQFYALSDEGKLVIVDISSPDPKTIEFAEPPECYNQCTHFYNPHFYLVESVGELFMLARYEDDCEGEDEEFGDGIVEGEYIEYGTHNYDKYF; via the exons ATGGGGTTTGCTTATCCTTCGATCCTTCTCCTTCTTGCTATA AAGGAAGACAGTGATAGTCGTGGCTTCTACAGTCTCTCCACCAAAAAGGTTTACCAATTGAACTTGCCAGAGGCCCGTGGCAGGAAGTGTTTTTCCTCATGCGGTTGGTTGATAACTTTAGGTCTTGATTTGGAGATTCACTTGTTCAATCCCTTTTCTCGAACTCGGGTTCAAATTCGGCTTCCACCTCAATCAACATTCCCCAATCAATACGACCTTGAAACAGACTCTGAACCGGATATATACGACCCTGAAACAGACTCTGAACCGGATATATACGACCCTGAAACAGACTCTGAAATAGAGCGAGAATATATCCGCCGGGTTTTTATGAGAAAAGTGATTTTGTCCTCGAGACCATCTAAAAGAATCCCCTGTGAAGATGACGATGAAAAATGCGTGGTTATGGGGATGTTTTCCAAACACTGTAAATTAGCCTTCTTGAGATTGGGAGATGAAATTTGGACTCCTATATACACACCTGAAGGTATAGGTATCAGTGATGTCATCTACATGAATGGCCAATTCTATGCTCTCAGTGATGAAGGTAAATTGGTAATTGTTGATATTTCCAGTCCTGATCCAAAGACGATTGAGTTTGCTGAACCACCGGAGTGTTATAACCAGTGCACACATTTTTATAATCCGCATTTTTATCTTGTGGAATCTGTAGGAGAACTCTTTATGCTAGCACGGTATGAAGATGACTGTGAGGGTGAAGACGAAGAGTTTGGAGATGGTATTGTTGAAGGTGAATACATTGAATATGGAACTCACAACTATGACAAATATTTTTAA